Genomic DNA from Pirellulales bacterium:
GCAGGGTGGCATCGCGGTGGTGTCGCAGGGCACCCGCGGCTATGCGGTGATCGACGCCGGGTTGGTCGGAGCGCCAGCCGGTTTTGGCTTTGCCGGCAAGATCGGCGGCAATGACTCGAGCGGCACGTTCGTCAACGAGGACACCGCCAACCAGATCGGCACCGACGCGGCTGGCAATATTTACGTGGCGGGAGTGTTGGCGCCAAGCGACTTTTCGGTCGATCTGGACGCCGGAATTGGCACCTATTTCACAGGCGCGGACTCGCTCCGCCAAACGGCCTACCTGGCCAAGTATACGCCCGCCGGCGCGCTCATCTGGGCACGGAACATTTACACCACTAACAGCGCGCCCACGGGGGCGTCCAACGCCGTGCGCGGGCTGGCGGTATCGCCTAGCGGCGTGGTCACGGTCGCCGGATGGGTAAATCCCGGTCTGACGTACGACTTTGGGACCACGTTTGACGGCAAGCCCAACACGCTCGCTTATTTCACCTACAACCACGGTTTTGTGTCGCAATTTGACGCCGATGGCCGAGTGCTGTGGACACGGCACATCAATGGCACCGGAAACAATGCGATCATTGATCTGGCGCAGGCGGGAGACGGCTCGATTTATATCACGGGAAGCTTTTTCTCGACCGCCACCTTTAATAGTCCCGGGGTCGGGTTGCTACGCGGCGCGTTCCCCGGCTCGGATTTGTTTGTGGCTAAATATGACGCGAGCGGCAATTTCCAATGGGTGCAGACGATCGGCAGCCCCACTGGTTCCGAAGACGGCCGCACACTGGCCATCGCGCCCAACGGCGATGTGATCGTCGGCGGGGCGTATAACATAATTTCGAGTCCCACGCGGGCACAATCGTTCCTGGGCCGCTGGACAGCGACAGGCACTCCGCTCTGGCAGCGCACCTGGGGGAGCGCAACTGGCTTTGATCAGGTCAACGACGTGGCTCTTTCGCCGGACGGCGCGGCGATTTATCTGACGGGCCGCTTCTCCGGGGGGGCGACCTTTACACCCGCGGCGGGCACGATCCAGCTTACCGCCACTGGTCCGCAGGACGCCTATCTGGCCATGGCCGATTCGGCGGGGACGTTCCAGTGGGCGCATCGCTTCGGCGGGAACGATGTCTCCGAAGGACAGGCCGTGTCAGCGCTCCCCTCGGGCGAGATCCTCTTCGGCGGTTACATCAGCGGCAATAATTCGGTCGATTTTGATCCCGGCGCGGGGAGCACCCTGCTTTCGCCTAATGGTTATTATGAAGGGTTTGTGGGTCAGTACACGCCGGCAGGCGCGTTAACCATGGCGTTTCCCGTGGGTGGTCCGCAACCCTTCCGTCGCGATCGTGTCAACGCTATCCATGCCACCGCCGATGGCGGATACATCATCGGCGGCAGCTTTGCCGCGGACGTGGGCAACACGGTCCGCTTTCACGCGGCGGGAACAACGGCGATCACGTCGGCCGCGGCGAATATTGACAGCTTTTTTGCCAAGACCTATCCGGCCACCTTGCCGCCCGCACCCCTAGCCACCGTGCGGCAACAGTTTTTGGCCAAAGGAGGGGGAGCCATCTATGGCAAGAAATTCCACGACCTGGATGGCGACAATAGCTTCGGAGGGCTCGACGTTGGTGTCGAAGGATGGACGATTTATCTGGACATCAATCACGATGGAGTGGCGGATCGCACGACACTGACCGACCGCAACGGCGACTATTCATTTACGGATCTGACGATTAACTCGCTGCCGTACACCGTGTGGGAAGGGAACAATCCCGCGTGGACCCCCACGGACCTGTTTGGCACGATTGTCTCCGTCGCGGTGGACCAGGTCAACCCGGTTCGGACCGTCGACTTTGCCAATCAGCGGCGGGTGCGTATCCTGGCCAGCGATGAACTGTTTGCTCCATTGTTGGGTCCAGTTGCCGAAGGCGCGTCGATTTTTTTACAGGCCGAACTTGACCCGGCCTTGACCAATGTGTCCTACCTTTGGTCGATCGATCCGCAGTTGACGGTGGAAAACAACATTCCCGTCAATTCCCCCAGCGGTTTTGCCAGGCTGCTGGACGAGGGGACATATCGAGTCACACTATTTGTCAGCAGCAGCCAGGGATTGTTTACCGATACGTTCGACCTGTTTGCATTCAATGTCCCGCCGCAAGTGGCCCTCTTGCAACCCAGTCTGTCGGTCGTCGAAGGCTCCATCCTCGACACGTCCACCGTTTTTGCGGCCACAGACGACTCCCTCGATCAGACGTACTATGACTGGGACTTTAATGGCGACGGATTGTACGATCTGACAACAACCGAAATCACCACGTTCTTTAATTGGGGGCAACTGCGGACGGCCGGAGTGGTCGATGGTCCCGGGATTTTTCCCCTCCAGGTTCGCGCTTACGACGAAGATATTCTCGCGCTCGGCCCGGCGGCCGTGGCCTCGCTCGTTCCCGTCATCGTTCCGCTTAACGTTCTTAACGCCCCTCCCATCGCCGACGCCGGCGGTGCCTATCGGGTTGACGAAGGCCTCGGGGCGCAATTGAGCGCGGCGGCCAGCTACGATCCCGCGGGACCCAGCGATACGCTGAGCTATGCCTGGGATTTGGACAATGATGGCCAGTACGACGATGCCAGTGGTGTGACGGTGAACTTTAGCTCCGCCCAGTTGAACGCTCTGGGCTTGAATGACAGCGGTCAAGTACTTACGGTTTTTCTGCGCGTGACGGACAAGGATGGCGGCCAAGGGTTTGCCTCGGCCACCGTCGAGCTGGACAACGTGGCCCCGCGGGTCGACGCGCTCGGCGACGCCTTGACCGTGGAAGAGGGCACGACGGTCGCCTTTGACGGCGCTTTCACCGATCCCGGCGCGTCCGACGATTGGAGCTTTAACTGGACGGTCGTCCACAATGGAGCGACCATTGCCACAGGGACGGCGCAGGCTTTCAGCTTTGTGCCGCCGGATCAGGGCAGCTATTTGGTCTCCTATACCGTCACCGACGATGAACTGGGCATAAACTTTTCCCAGTTGACGGTCACCGCCGTAAATCGCGTCCCCATTGGCATCGTGGTCGCGACTGCCAGCGCCCCCGAAGGTCCGCTGACATTCAATATGGCTAACTTGCAGGACGGCCCGGCCGATCTGGCCGCCGGGTTGCGCTACAGCTACGATTTTACCAATGACGGCACGTTTGAGATCGTTGACAGTTTGACCCCCGCGGCCACTTTCAGTCCGCCGGATCAGGGGGACTACACCATTCGCGTGCGGATTACAGATAAGGACAACGCGACGCGGATCGTCACCACCAACTACAACGTGACCAATGCTCCGCCAACGGCCGTTTTGGGACTCAATCTTGGCGGCGTGATCAGCGAAGGCGCGGCTGGCCTGCAGTTGCGCTTTACTGGGGCAAGCGACCCGTCGAGCGCCGACACGGCCGCGGGTTTTCGCTATAGTTACGATCTCGATGGCAACGGGACATTTGATCCCGGGTTGATCGATCTGGCGGGTGTTTCGGCTCAGCCCCTGGGCGTACCCCAGGAAGGGCAGTTTTTGGCCCGCGCGCGTATTACTGATAAGGACGGCGGCTTTAGGGATTACTCGCTGAACTACATCGTGGCGAATGCTCCCCCCGCGGGCGTGACCGCGAGCGGAGCGACCACCGTCTCCGAAGGGCAAACCTGGATTCTGACCGGCGGCTTTATTGATCCAGGCGCCGATCAATGGCTAGCGACGGCCCAAGTGACCAAAACGGGAGTCCCCGGCGACCCGGGTTATACCGTGCCGGTCGTCGTGAACCAGGTGGCCAAGACTTATCGCCTGGAACATGTCTTTGCCACCGATGTCGCGGCGGGATACGACGTCCGCGTGACTGTCTCGGATGGCGTCGCAAGCGGGCAGTCCCAGTTGTTTCATGTCAATGTCACAAATATTCTGCCAGTAATCGACGCCCAGGCCGCGACAATCATCAATCGCAGCGTACCCTTCGCGCGGACGATCGGCTTTGCGGATCCCGGCGCCGACGCGTGGCGGTATAGTGTCAACTATGACTATTTGAATAACCCCACGGCGTTTTCGGCGTGGACCTCGACCGACGACCCCGCTGATCCCGCGGATAGTCCAAAAACGTTTGACCTTGGCCACTTGTATGCGGCGCCTGGCGAGTATCGCGTCCGCGTGCGCGTTACGGACCAGGCCGGCGTGAATCCGGCGACATTTGTTGCGGCGGAATTCATCGTGACCGTCACGGCCAACGACCCCCCGACCGTTGCCGCGCCGATTCTGGATTTGGCGCTGCAACAGGGATCGACGCCCACATACGCCAATTATGCCTACCTGCGGCAGGTCTTTGCCGATATAGACGATTTGGGCGAGGATCTGGTGTTCACTGTCCAGGCCAATACCAATCCCAGCCTGGTCAGCGTGTCCATCGACCCGCTCGACGATTCGCTCGATTTGTCGTTCTTGGCTGGCCAGAACGGGACGGCGACAATCACCGTGCGCGCGGCCAACCCGCACACGCCAGGCAACTTTGTTACCGACACGTTCGTCGTCACGATTTCCTCTATGTCCGGCACTCCGGTCCCTGCATCCGGCCTGTCCGCCACGCCCACGGCCGCTAATAAAATCCAGCTAACCTGGAGCGACAACGCGGCGAACGAAACCGGCTACCGCGTCGAGCGTTCCACCGCCGGCCCCGGCGGGCCATTCACGACCATCGCCACGCTGCCGGCCAACACGACCAGCTTTACCAATTCGCAACTCCAGTCGTACATCAACTACACGTACCGCGTGGTGGCGACCGGCGGCAGTGATTCTTCTCCCAGTAACACCGCCGCCGCCAGCACCACCTTGGAGCTGATCATCGGCGCCAATGCCGCCGACACGTACCGCGTTCGCCGGGTTGGCAGCTTACTGGAAGTTTACGAAAACACGCTTCCCGGACCGGGCATCGCGCCCGATTATTCCGCCGAATTGGCCGCGATGAACACCGGTCTGCTCACGTTCAACACGCTTGGCGGGGGCGACCAGTTGTTCATCGACTCCAACGGCGCGGCAAACTTTGGCGCGCTGCGCTTTGTGTTTAACGCGGGAAGTGGCGCCAACACCCTGCAAATCACCGCCGGCACGGCCCGCGTTGATAGTACGGCAATTGGCGGCACGCTCGACACCACCATCCAGGCGAACGCCACCCTGCTGACCGCCGGTCTGCGGCAGCGCCACCTGACACTGACCGGCTCCAACGCCACCGCCCGCATCCTGCCCAATGGGGCCGCGGCGGGCCTGGTCGTCCTCACGGGTAACTTAAATATCGCCAACGATGCGGTGCTGGACCTCAACGATAACGACCTGGTCCTGTTTTATGATCCGCTCTTGCCCAGCCCCATCGACGTCATCACCGGCTACGTGGACAACTATTACAGCTTTGGCTCGGTTCCCGGCGGCGGCGTGCCGGTCATCGGCAGCACCGAGGTGGACAACGCCAGCGGCTCGCGGCTGATTATTCCCGTCGACAACATCAACAGCCAGTTTGGCGATATTAATAACCCGTTCTACGATCTGGTGCTGGGTGACAGCAACCTGGGGACCGGCTTTAACCAGGTCATCGTCCGCTTTACCTATCCGGGAGATTACAACCTTGACGGCCAGGTCGATGGCAGCGACTACACGGTTGTGGACTCATTCCTGGGCACGCCCACGCCCGGATTGTCGGCGGGCTGGACCTTGGGGGACGGGGACTTTGACGGCGTGGTCACCCCCGCGGATTATTTGCCGATTGATTCGAACTTTGGCTCGGGGGTGGGGAATCCGCTGGCGGTGCTGGAATTGCAGCCCCTGGGCCAGCTTTTTGCCGAAGAGCTCTTTGCCCAGGAGCAGGATTGGCAAGCCGAAAACCGAGAGACGATGGTGGAGATGTTGGCGGGGGCGGTTTGGCAGGCCGCAAATACCCAGGATAAATCAATTTCCAACCGTCGCTGGGGTCATAAGACTATCGCCGACATGCGGGATTGAACTTATACAACTGTCAATCATTCGCCATGAATCCCCGTCTATCAACTGCTCACCAAAGATTACATCCTGCCCGCCTCGGTTGCCGGCACCCTCCTTTAACCATGTCTTACCCCAGCATCCGCTCTAGCGCTCCCAACGCCACCGGCCAGTCCGGCCGCATGGCGATGTAGGTTTGCCACCAGTTCCACAGCGTCGCGCTTTGCTCCTCCATTTGCGCGGTATCCGACGTTAGTGCCAACGCGGGGGGCAGCCAGTGCCGCGCCGCCAGTTCCACGCTTTCAGCCGTGCATTCGGCCTGTTCCAGTTCCGCCGCCACCGCCAGCGCCACCGGCACTAACGCCCAGGCACCCACGGCGTTCGCCCGCGCGGGGGGCAGGTCCCCCGCCAACAGAGGAAGATCCAGGTTTAACTGGAGCGCCAGCCACAACAGACGCGTTACCTCGGGCAGCTTGGGCAGGGGATTGGCCAGCATCCCTTCCCAGACGACCGCGTTTGCCATCGGGTAGGCCCGCCCGCCCCCCCCGGACACCGGTTGCACCACCAGCACCTTGCACGTGGGGGGAATCAACCGGGGATCGGCCAGCCCCCCCACGGTGCGCAGCAGTCCCGGGCCGATCGCCTCCCATATTTCACGGATGGGCAACACGCGCAAGGGGAGTTCCGCCGCCAGTTGCGGGTAGGCCGCGTTATAACCGCGCGTCACCGCGGACAGTTCCTGCGTCCAGCGCAATTGCCGGATCGCCGCTTTTTCCGGGGGAAAAAGCTTGGCTAACAGCGCCTCGGCCAGCAGCCGCGGCGTGTCATATTCGGCGGAAAGCGGCACCAAATGGGTGTACACCCGCGCTGGCGGCAGGCGCTGTGATTGTAAAAATGCCTGCCACGTGGCGGCCAGCGGCAACAGTTCCGCCGGTACCGCCATTCCCGCCGGTACCGCGATTCCCTCCATGCCTGACGATTCCACCGAGAGCGGGGGTAATTGGGCCAGCCAATGCCAGGCGCTGGTCGCGACTTTGGGAATCCAGTGAACTTGCATGGGTAAAAGGGCTCTTATGCTAAGGGGGTGCAAAAAAGCGTGAAAAATTCTGCGGTTGCAGCGCGGCGGAGGATGTGCGATATTAGTTGACTGATCTTAACCCATTCCGGAGTGTGGCGCAATCTGGCTAGCGCGTCTGCATGGGGTGCAGAAGGTTGCAGGTTCGAATCCTGTCACTCCGAATTTTCTAGTTTCTTGGTCACTACCGCCCTCCGCTCGGCACACTTAGTGCCGTGCTCGGTTGCTGGTTGCAGGTTCGAATCCTGTCACTCCGATTCGCTTCGCGAATAGAGAGGAGAGCGGTGAAAGTAGTAAGGAGAAATGGTGCAGGTAGCCGCTCTCCTCGGTCTCCTTTCCACTCTCTCCTTTCAAGCTTTCGTTCGCGAAAAGACTGCTTTACTGTTACTCCATTGCTCTCTAATTTGTTTGAATGGCGTTTGCTTTTGAAAAACTGCTGGTCTATCAAAAGTCAATAGACTTTGCTGATACTATTTGCGAACTGACAGAGCAATTTCCTCCAGGTTATGGCTTTCTTGTTAATCAACTGAACCGCGCGGCTTTGTCTATCGCCGCCAATATCACCGAGGGAAATGGGCGCTTTACCAAACCCGATCGCAAAAATTTTTTTGGTATTGCGCGTGGTTCGGTACAGGAATGCGTTCCGCTGCTTGAGTTAGCTGTTCGTCGACGACATGTGACCAGTGAAATTCATGTGCAACTCAAGTCCAAATTGGAAGAAATTGCCCGGATGTTGTCGGGATTAATCAATGGACTTGAAAATCGTGAAACCTGATTCGCTCTATCGTATCAAAAAATAGTAAATTTCAGTAAACAAATTGCCTATTTACTTTGCTTTCAATGCCTTTGCGTATCACAAAAACAACTTGATTTTTAGCTATCCCCCCCGGCCTAAAATGGCACGGCCGAACGGATGCGAACTTCTTTTCCATTGGCCGGATGGACAAACGCCAGCTCCGCCGCGTGTAGCAGCAACCGCGCACTCGCCACGGCGATCTTCGCCGGGGCGTACAGTTCATCACCTATTATCGGGTGTCCAATCTCCGCCAGATGCACCCGTAGTTGATGCGTCCGCCCCGTTACGGGTCGCAGCTCTAATCGCGTAGTGACTTCTTCCCCTTGCGGGTTCGCGCACGCCTCATGCCCAACTGCGTGAAATTCTTCACGCACTTTTGGCAACTCTTCTAAAGCTGCTCCATTTTCCACTTCCATTCCCCACACCCACCAGTACGTGGTACTTGGCTTGCCCAATGCCCGGTCCACCTTTTGGCGGGGGCGGTTGGGCCAGTCCTTCATCAAGGGGAGCTCGATGCATCCCGCGCTGGCGGCTGGTCGTCCGGCCACCACCGCCACATATCGTTTTTCGACCCGCCGCGCGGCAAAGAGGGCGTTCATTTGCCGGTGCATCTCCGCCGTCCGGGCAAACAGCATCACCCCCGACGTCCCTTGGTCGAGTCGATGCACGGGTAAGGCCCCCGGCCAGGCCGTTTGGACATCTGTCGCCAGATTCAGGGCATTTTGCGGACCCCGCCCGATAACGGCCAGCATTCCACTGGGCTTTTCGACCGCAATCAGCCAGTCATCCTGGTAGTGGATTTGCATGGGCGAATGTTGTAAATGTTGCGGAACTTACAAAAGTTCCGTGGGTGAATTCCTGGCCAACGCCTCGGAATTCTTGCGAATTCCGCTACGGGTAACGCCGGAATTCTAACGAATTCCGCTACGGTTCCCTGCTTCCGTAGCGGAACTTGCTAAAAGTTCCGTGTTCCGTGGGCAAACGGGTTCAGCATTGTCCTTTCGGGGGATGCGGTACCAGGCCGCAGCCTCTATTAGCCCCAAAATGTGGCGGATTTTACGCAATCGGCATTTTCGGGTCTTTTTCAATTGAATTGCCTTGAACGACGATTCAGGATATAAATAGTAATGCCTGAATCCACCTCTTTGTAGGTGGCCAGTGGGCAACTTGTAGGCGGCGACTGTGTCACTTGTAAGAGGGTCACTTGTAGGAGGCTACTCTGTCGCCGAATAGGTTTGCTGTCGCCTCAGGGGCGGATGCGGCACATACAACCGTGGGTGGGTCATATAACTAGCCGCTCGAATTCTCGAATTGGGCTTTGTACGGGGGGAAAGTACCTTTGAGTAGTGATCCAAAGCACTCACGCGCGCTATCAGCTTTGGCTGTTACCCAGATGATTGCTACGACGCATCCTCAGGGATGGTTGCTGGGGGGAGTGTTGCTGGGGTCGTTGCTCTTGCTGACCGGTGGTTGCGGCGGCGGGGGACCGACCCAAGAGGTTATTGACGAACAGCGTCTCAAGCCCCTGGTGCTGCTGTATGGGATGTACCCAGCCTCCAATGGTGGCAGGCAGCCCGCGAACGAGGCGGACTTAAAGAAATACGTGGCGACGCGGCAGGATTTGTTGGATCGCTTTCGCACGACGGCCGATCAAATTTTCCTTTCGCCGCGCGATGGCAAACCGTATAAAATTTATTATGGCTTGCCGGACGGCTATGATGGCGTGATGATTCACGAACAAGAGGGGAAAAACGGCCTGCGGCTGGTGGGTTATTTTCGCGGCGGGGTGGCCACACTGCCCGATGAGGAATTTGCCAAGCTGAAGCTGCCGGGAAAATAACCCTGCGTCAGATTTTTTTGCTGGCGACGAAAAGTTGCGACGGGTAAGATTACATCAATCAGCCGTCGGGCGCTCGCCCCGGTTGTAAAAGAGAGATTTGCCCTAATTTGATCAGCCTTGGGCGCTAGCCCCGGTTGATGCCAAGATAGTTTGTCAAAGACAGATCAGTCGCCGGGGGTATTGGTATTATTGGGGGGTGCCAGCGTTCGCTGGCGCGATATTTGCGGATAATTGGTTGCATGCGGGGGGCGTTGTTTGCATGCTGGGTTTGGGGGCACGGTGCTATTTAGCGGCACGGTGCTATTTAGCGGCACGGTGTGGTTTTGGTAGGGACATAGTGGATACAACCGGGCATTCGCCTCACTCTTCTTCTCCGACAGAGGTTTTATCATGAAACGGAAAGTTACGCTGCAACCGAACCGGGCTGCTGGTTTGGGCAAAGCCGGGTTCACCCTAGTCGAGCTGTTGGTCGTGATCGCGATCATCGGCATTTTGGTCGCGCTTTTGTTGCCCGCCATTCAAATGGCCCGGCAAGCGGCCCTGCGGACCCAGTGCCGCAACAATCTGCGCCAGGACGCGATCGCGGTGCAGAATTATTTGGACTCTAACAAGGCGTTTCCTCATAGCGGGACCAAGCCTTGGCCAGTTCGAGGTGAAAACAAAAGTTGGGCATTTTTGATTTTGCCGTACTTGGAAGAAACCGCCGCTTACAAACTGGTTACAGGTAATCAACCCTATTCAAGAATCGTTCAGGGAAATACCCAACTGGTCAAAAAAACGATTCCGGGCTACATTTGCCCGACTCGCCGCCCATCAACCTACCGAGTTGATCAGCAAACGATTTTGATGGACTACTGTGCTGTTACGCCGGGCGCGTTTGCCGCCAATGGCAATGTGACATTCAATGAAAATGATTATTGGCAAGGCGATATTTGGGCTCCTTCCAAAGCCACCAAGCATAATGGGATTTTTAATCGAAAAGTGGGTAAAGCCAGCAATAATTATGAAGACTTTACAGAGCTTTTCAATAAACCTTTTAAGGTTAAAAATGTTAGCGATGGTTTGTCAAAAACCCTCATGATTAGTGAAAAGCGGATGTTTGTTAATACATATGACGTAGGAGAATGGTACGATGACCAAGGCTGGGCGGATGGCTGGGATCCGGATGTGCTGCGGAGCACGGCCTTACCACCGGAACCAGATCTTGGCTCTTTGGGAAATCGAGACAATCGAACGGAAGGTTTTAGAATTGGTTCCGCCCATGTGCAAAATTTCAATGCTGTATTGGCTGATACAGCTACTGTTGGAATTTCTTACGAGATTGATGTGAAGGTGTTTAATCGTTTGGGCGATCGTCGCGACGGGCAGACGATTCCCTCTGGTTCGATTAGCAATTAAGCTGGATTGCGTGACAGTTCAACCGTTCTCATGGCGGCGTTTTCCCAACGCCGCCATTTTTTTGTGCACAAGGGTATTTACCGCGTTGCGGTTGAATGCGCCTGCCATAACCGCTTTGCGATAATAAACGCCTGCCACTCGCTATATGACCATTGATTCTTACCGCGAAGCGGTTGCGTAATATAGCCCAGGGTTGGAGCGCAGCGACTACCCTGGGAAACCGTCCTGCGTGAATTTCCTACCGCGTAGCGGTTG
This window encodes:
- a CDS encoding fibronectin type III domain-containing protein; its protein translation is MSQGTRGYAVIDAGLVGAPAGFGFAGKIGGNDSSGTFVNEDTANQIGTDAAGNIYVAGVLAPSDFSVDLDAGIGTYFTGADSLRQTAYLAKYTPAGALIWARNIYTTNSAPTGASNAVRGLAVSPSGVVTVAGWVNPGLTYDFGTTFDGKPNTLAYFTYNHGFVSQFDADGRVLWTRHINGTGNNAIIDLAQAGDGSIYITGSFFSTATFNSPGVGLLRGAFPGSDLFVAKYDASGNFQWVQTIGSPTGSEDGRTLAIAPNGDVIVGGAYNIISSPTRAQSFLGRWTATGTPLWQRTWGSATGFDQVNDVALSPDGAAIYLTGRFSGGATFTPAAGTIQLTATGPQDAYLAMADSAGTFQWAHRFGGNDVSEGQAVSALPSGEILFGGYISGNNSVDFDPGAGSTLLSPNGYYEGFVGQYTPAGALTMAFPVGGPQPFRRDRVNAIHATADGGYIIGGSFAADVGNTVRFHAAGTTAITSAAANIDSFFAKTYPATLPPAPLATVRQQFLAKGGGAIYGKKFHDLDGDNSFGGLDVGVEGWTIYLDINHDGVADRTTLTDRNGDYSFTDLTINSLPYTVWEGNNPAWTPTDLFGTIVSVAVDQVNPVRTVDFANQRRVRILASDELFAPLLGPVAEGASIFLQAELDPALTNVSYLWSIDPQLTVENNIPVNSPSGFARLLDEGTYRVTLFVSSSQGLFTDTFDLFAFNVPPQVALLQPSLSVVEGSILDTSTVFAATDDSLDQTYYDWDFNGDGLYDLTTTEITTFFNWGQLRTAGVVDGPGIFPLQVRAYDEDILALGPAAVASLVPVIVPLNVLNAPPIADAGGAYRVDEGLGAQLSAAASYDPAGPSDTLSYAWDLDNDGQYDDASGVTVNFSSAQLNALGLNDSGQVLTVFLRVTDKDGGQGFASATVELDNVAPRVDALGDALTVEEGTTVAFDGAFTDPGASDDWSFNWTVVHNGATIATGTAQAFSFVPPDQGSYLVSYTVTDDELGINFSQLTVTAVNRVPIGIVVATASAPEGPLTFNMANLQDGPADLAAGLRYSYDFTNDGTFEIVDSLTPAATFSPPDQGDYTIRVRITDKDNATRIVTTNYNVTNAPPTAVLGLNLGGVISEGAAGLQLRFTGASDPSSADTAAGFRYSYDLDGNGTFDPGLIDLAGVSAQPLGVPQEGQFLARARITDKDGGFRDYSLNYIVANAPPAGVTASGATTVSEGQTWILTGGFIDPGADQWLATAQVTKTGVPGDPGYTVPVVVNQVAKTYRLEHVFATDVAAGYDVRVTVSDGVASGQSQLFHVNVTNILPVIDAQAATIINRSVPFARTIGFADPGADAWRYSVNYDYLNNPTAFSAWTSTDDPADPADSPKTFDLGHLYAAPGEYRVRVRVTDQAGVNPATFVAAEFIVTVTANDPPTVAAPILDLALQQGSTPTYANYAYLRQVFADIDDLGEDLVFTVQANTNPSLVSVSIDPLDDSLDLSFLAGQNGTATITVRAANPHTPGNFVTDTFVVTISSMSGTPVPASGLSATPTAANKIQLTWSDNAANETGYRVERSTAGPGGPFTTIATLPANTTSFTNSQLQSYINYTYRVVATGGSDSSPSNTAAASTTLELIIGANAADTYRVRRVGSLLEVYENTLPGPGIAPDYSAELAAMNTGLLTFNTLGGGDQLFIDSNGAANFGALRFVFNAGSGANTLQITAGTARVDSTAIGGTLDTTIQANATLLTAGLRQRHLTLTGSNATARILPNGAAAGLVVLTGNLNIANDAVLDLNDNDLVLFYDPLLPSPIDVITGYVDNYYSFGSVPGGGVPVIGSTEVDNASGSRLIIPVDNINSQFGDINNPFYDLVLGDSNLGTGFNQVIVRFTYPGDYNLDGQVDGSDYTVVDSFLGTPTPGLSAGWTLGDGDFDGVVTPADYLPIDSNFGSGVGNPLAVLELQPLGQLFAEELFAQEQDWQAENRETMVEMLAGAVWQAANTQDKSISNRRWGHKTIADMRD
- a CDS encoding four helix bundle protein: MAFAFEKLLVYQKSIDFADTICELTEQFPPGYGFLVNQLNRAALSIAANITEGNGRFTKPDRKNFFGIARGSVQECVPLLELAVRRRHVTSEIHVQLKSKLEEIARMLSGLINGLENRET
- a CDS encoding RluA family pseudouridine synthase encodes the protein MQIHYQDDWLIAVEKPSGMLAVIGRGPQNALNLATDVQTAWPGALPVHRLDQGTSGVMLFARTAEMHRQMNALFAARRVEKRYVAVVAGRPAASAGCIELPLMKDWPNRPRQKVDRALGKPSTTYWWVWGMEVENGAALEELPKVREEFHAVGHEACANPQGEEVTTRLELRPVTGRTHQLRVHLAEIGHPIIGDELYAPAKIAVASARLLLHAAELAFVHPANGKEVRIRSAVPF
- a CDS encoding DUF1559 domain-containing protein — encoded protein: MKRKVTLQPNRAAGLGKAGFTLVELLVVIAIIGILVALLLPAIQMARQAALRTQCRNNLRQDAIAVQNYLDSNKAFPHSGTKPWPVRGENKSWAFLILPYLEETAAYKLVTGNQPYSRIVQGNTQLVKKTIPGYICPTRRPSTYRVDQQTILMDYCAVTPGAFAANGNVTFNENDYWQGDIWAPSKATKHNGIFNRKVGKASNNYEDFTELFNKPFKVKNVSDGLSKTLMISEKRMFVNTYDVGEWYDDQGWADGWDPDVLRSTALPPEPDLGSLGNRDNRTEGFRIGSAHVQNFNAVLADTATVGISYEIDVKVFNRLGDRRDGQTIPSGSISN